The Collimonas sp. PA-H2 genome contains a region encoding:
- the ylqF gene encoding ribosome biogenesis GTPase YlqF translates to MSIQWFPGHMNAARKKAAEAMEKVDLVIEVLDGRLPQASCNPMIEQLRVHRQRPCLKILNKSDLADPAATQAWLNFYNAQKNVHAVALSCKKPSDVAKIPGLCLTLAPHRGTPLKPLRMMIMGIPNVGKSTLMNALLKRRVAAVGDEPAVTKVQQRLYLGNNMVLIDTPGMLWPKIAHPSDGLMLAASHAIGSNALIEEEVATFLADELLLRYAPLLTARYGIKTDGIDGVSVIEGVALRRGFRLKGGDLDLEKAAHTLLQDYRTGALGRISLETPQTHAALLALHAEEMARRQAEADAEKAEQDERDNNNSR, encoded by the coding sequence ATGTCCATACAATGGTTCCCAGGTCATATGAACGCCGCCCGCAAGAAGGCGGCGGAAGCTATGGAGAAGGTCGATCTCGTGATCGAAGTGCTCGACGGCCGTTTGCCGCAAGCTAGCTGCAATCCCATGATTGAGCAGCTGCGCGTGCATCGCCAGCGTCCCTGCCTGAAAATCCTCAACAAGAGCGACCTGGCCGATCCGGCCGCTACCCAGGCATGGCTCAACTTTTACAACGCGCAAAAAAATGTGCACGCGGTGGCCCTGAGCTGCAAGAAGCCGTCCGATGTCGCCAAGATCCCGGGCTTGTGCCTGACGTTGGCGCCGCATCGCGGCACGCCGCTGAAGCCTTTGCGCATGATGATCATGGGGATTCCCAACGTCGGCAAGTCGACCTTGATGAATGCCTTGCTGAAGCGCCGCGTGGCGGCCGTCGGCGACGAACCGGCAGTGACCAAGGTGCAGCAGCGTCTGTATTTGGGCAACAACATGGTGCTGATCGACACTCCCGGCATGCTGTGGCCGAAGATCGCTCACCCTAGCGATGGCCTGATGCTGGCCGCCAGCCATGCCATCGGCAGCAATGCGCTGATCGAAGAAGAGGTCGCAACCTTCCTGGCCGACGAACTGTTGCTGCGCTACGCGCCATTGCTGACGGCCCGTTACGGCATCAAGACCGATGGCATCGATGGCGTCAGCGTCATCGAAGGCGTGGCGCTGCGCCGCGGCTTCCGTCTCAAAGGCGGCGACCTTGACCTGGAGAAGGCGGCGCACACTCTGCTGCAGGACTACCGTACTGGCGCGCTTGGCCGGATCAGCCTGGAGACGCCGCAAACACATGCAGCACTGCTGGCTCTGCATGCGGAAGAAATGGCAAGGCGCCAGGCCGAAGCGGACGCTGAAAAAGCTGAACAGGATGAGCGGGACAATAACAATAGCCGATAA
- a CDS encoding histone deacetylase family protein, translating into MTTAFYTHPDCKLHDMGAGHPESPARLQAIEDQLIASRIDQLLDYRSAPLALESELARVHSAAMIALVRERSLALAGTAGTYPLDPDTAVNAHSWQAALRAAGAALAATDAVIAGEVDNAFCSVRPPGHHATSTTPMGFCLFNNVALAARHALEVHGLERVAIVDFDVHHGNGTEEIFAHDPRVLMVSFFQHPFYPFSGAEASGGKAVNIPLPAYSDGKAVRQLATEQWLPALQAHRPQMIFVSAGFDAHREDDMAQMGLVEADYTWLTRQIMQVAAEHAQGRIVSCLEGGYDLSALGRSVVAHMKVLAELE; encoded by the coding sequence TTGACTACTGCTTTCTATACTCATCCCGATTGCAAGCTGCACGACATGGGCGCCGGTCATCCGGAATCGCCGGCGAGATTGCAGGCGATCGAAGACCAGCTGATTGCCAGCCGTATCGATCAATTGCTGGATTACCGCAGCGCGCCGCTGGCGCTGGAGAGCGAGCTGGCGCGGGTGCATAGCGCCGCCATGATCGCCCTGGTGCGCGAGCGCAGCCTGGCCTTGGCCGGCACGGCCGGCACTTATCCGCTGGATCCCGACACGGCAGTCAATGCGCATAGCTGGCAAGCGGCATTGCGCGCGGCCGGCGCCGCGTTGGCGGCGACTGATGCCGTCATCGCCGGGGAGGTCGACAACGCATTTTGCTCGGTGCGCCCGCCCGGCCATCACGCTACCTCCACTACACCGATGGGATTTTGCCTTTTCAATAACGTTGCGCTGGCCGCGCGCCACGCGCTGGAGGTGCACGGACTGGAGCGGGTAGCGATCGTCGATTTCGACGTCCATCACGGCAATGGCACCGAGGAGATCTTTGCGCACGATCCGCGGGTACTGATGGTGAGTTTCTTCCAGCATCCGTTCTATCCCTTCAGCGGCGCCGAGGCGAGCGGCGGCAAGGCAGTCAATATTCCGCTGCCGGCCTACAGCGACGGCAAAGCGGTGCGGCAGCTGGCGACCGAACAATGGCTGCCTGCCTTGCAGGCGCACCGGCCGCAAATGATTTTTGTCTCCGCCGGCTTTGACGCGCACAGGGAAGACGACATGGCGCAGATGGGTTTGGTCGAGGCCGACTACACCTGGCTTACCAGGCAGATCATGCAAGTCGCGGCAGAACACGCGCAAGGCCGGATTGTCAGTTGCCTGGAAGGTGGCTACGACCTCTCGGCGCTGGGGCGCAGCGTGGTCGCGCATATGAAAGTGCTGGCAGAACTGGAATAA
- a CDS encoding MoxR family ATPase, producing the protein MFAKIHAVALQVSQIVVGKDHQIRQALVCLLAGGHLLIEDVPGVGKTTLAHALAISLGLRFNRLQFTSDLLPADVVGISVFDREKSGFVFHPGPVFTQVLLADEINRATPKTQSALLEAMEERQVTAEGVTRDLPEPFFVIATQNPAHQVGTFALPESQLDRFLMCLSLGYPDASAERALLMGEDRRTLLKSLAPVMQAAELIEARQALKLIHTSSALVDYVQALAHASRQNGLFADGMSPRAAIALLQAARAWAALEGRNHVIPEDVQAVLVPVAAHRLRPLKAHTGSALGARDLVLQLMKSVAV; encoded by the coding sequence ATGTTCGCAAAAATCCACGCAGTTGCCCTGCAAGTCAGCCAGATAGTCGTCGGCAAGGACCACCAGATCCGCCAAGCCTTGGTGTGCCTACTGGCGGGCGGCCATTTATTGATCGAAGACGTACCCGGGGTCGGCAAGACCACCCTGGCGCACGCACTGGCGATTTCACTCGGCTTGCGTTTCAATCGCCTGCAGTTCACCAGCGACCTGCTGCCGGCAGACGTGGTCGGAATTTCCGTTTTCGACCGTGAAAAAAGCGGCTTTGTATTTCATCCCGGGCCGGTGTTCACCCAGGTGCTGCTGGCCGATGAGATCAACCGCGCCACGCCCAAGACGCAGTCGGCGCTGCTGGAGGCGATGGAAGAGCGCCAGGTCACCGCGGAAGGCGTGACGCGCGACCTGCCGGAACCGTTCTTCGTCATCGCCACCCAGAACCCGGCGCACCAGGTCGGCACCTTCGCCCTGCCCGAATCCCAGCTGGACCGTTTCCTGATGTGCCTTTCGCTGGGCTACCCTGACGCCAGCGCGGAACGCGCGCTGCTGATGGGTGAAGACCGCCGCACCTTGCTGAAATCGCTGGCGCCGGTGATGCAGGCGGCAGAACTGATCGAAGCCCGACAAGCGTTGAAGCTGATCCATACTTCCAGCGCGCTGGTCGATTATGTCCAGGCGCTGGCGCACGCCTCGCGCCAGAACGGCTTGTTTGCCGACGGCATGAGCCCGCGCGCAGCCATCGCGCTGTTGCAGGCGGCACGCGCCTGGGCCGCCCTTGAGGGCCGCAACCACGTGATCCCGGAAGACGTGCAGGCGGTCCTGGTGCCGGTCGCCGCCCATCGCCTGCGTCCGCTCAAAGCCCACACCGGCAGCGCACTGGGCGCGCGCGACCTGGTGTTGCAACTGATGAAGTCGGTCGCGGTTTAG
- a CDS encoding DUF58 domain-containing protein produces the protein MLTSLRKQIRHWLDHSLFQLRDAEPGEVLLTQRRVFIVPSRPGLAFAFMLVLLFLCSINYNLSLGFGLTFLLAACAVIDMHLTFRNLAYLHLSAGKTAAVFAGEDALFELHLINRRKHARYAIWLGFIGRGLPAIERAVDVAAHGASHLTLAVTTSRRGWQPAPRIRLQTRFPLGLLRAWSYWQPDSKALVYPQPEESISTPPLPLAPIEKSDGNGAAGHQDFAGIRSYQSGDSPKHLAWRQIARLDTDIDAKLITKQFEGGAVSDLSIDYEALPYGMPVESKLSRMTRWILEAEARQLPYAFRLGDSVYAAALGPAHQRTCLRALALYEGQI, from the coding sequence ATGCTGACGTCTCTGCGCAAGCAAATCCGCCACTGGCTGGATCACTCCTTATTCCAGCTGCGCGATGCCGAACCGGGCGAAGTGCTGCTCACCCAGCGCCGCGTGTTCATCGTCCCGAGCCGGCCCGGGCTGGCGTTCGCTTTCATGCTGGTGCTGCTGTTTTTGTGTTCTATCAATTACAACCTGAGTCTTGGCTTCGGCCTGACCTTCCTGCTGGCTGCATGCGCGGTCATCGACATGCATCTGACCTTCCGCAACCTAGCCTATCTGCATCTGAGCGCCGGCAAGACAGCGGCGGTATTTGCCGGCGAAGATGCGCTGTTTGAACTGCACCTGATCAATCGCCGCAAGCATGCCCGCTACGCGATCTGGCTCGGCTTCATCGGCCGCGGCTTGCCAGCCATCGAGCGGGCCGTGGACGTGGCGGCGCATGGCGCCAGCCATCTGACGCTGGCGGTGACGACCAGCCGGCGCGGCTGGCAGCCGGCGCCCAGGATACGTTTGCAAACGCGCTTCCCGCTTGGCCTGCTGCGCGCCTGGAGCTACTGGCAGCCAGACAGCAAGGCGCTGGTCTACCCGCAGCCGGAAGAGTCGATCTCTACGCCGCCGCTGCCGCTTGCGCCTATCGAAAAAAGCGACGGCAACGGCGCCGCCGGTCACCAGGATTTTGCGGGAATCCGCAGCTACCAGAGCGGCGACTCGCCCAAACACCTGGCGTGGCGCCAGATCGCCAGACTGGATACCGACATAGACGCCAAGCTCATCACCAAGCAATTCGAAGGCGGCGCCGTCAGCGACCTGTCAATCGACTACGAAGCGCTGCCATATGGCATGCCGGTGGAAAGCAAGCTTTCGCGCATGACGCGCTGGATACTGGAAGCGGAAGCGCGCCAGCTGCCCTATGCTTTCCGTCTCGGCGACAGCGTCTACGCGGCTGCGCTGGGCCCGGCGCATCAGCGCACCTGCCTGCGGGCGCTGGCCTTGTATGAGGGGCAGATATGA
- a CDS encoding DUF3488 and transglutaminase-like domain-containing protein: protein MTFAPKTATLQQLRTELENKPLFRISSTYVKTLPRDKSDTLLLLGACAMVLLPHFLHLSWWISLICGGLMLWRAWITLRGQRLPPLWLLMPLAALTMGAVYLDYRTWFGRDAGVAMLALLLTFKLLEMRARRDLFVVLLLSFFLLLTTFFYSQSILSLLWMIATLVLLLTAQLSFQYTGSVPPLRQRLRLGGLILAMALPLTLILFLLFPRIQGPLWGLPGDAHGGRTGLSDSMAPGNISQLAMSDDIAFRVKFADIAPAPAKRYWRGAVLNDFDGRTWTQGQIGRANIETTEHLQQVAMAAPLNPDAEVRQQITMEPNGQRWLFALETPQLAPTLEGIPVRLTADHQLRAARAIGERVRYDVVSNLRPLPTQQATVSSLQQARMLPPGFNPRTREFAASLRQQWADDAALVNAVLAFFRRENFSYTLEPPLLGKDSVDDFLFSSRAGFCEHYASSFVVLMRAAGIPARVVTGYQGGEINPVDGMMTVRQSDAHAWAEVWLPPRGWVRVDPTAAVAPSRIETQLGNLMPRSFFGDLLGAAPGRENWWSTLNSSVALLRANWEALGNGWNQWVLNYTPARQMGLMQWLGFDQLDWRTLSILMLTIGTVAVASVTLPLLLARNKKKPLDAVYSSLCAQMARRGLDRKAHEGPSTYGQRLCASNSPLAPPVKIAVQRFIALYETLQYGAESGNGPHNKPPAHLMAQLKLLLSQCR, encoded by the coding sequence ATGACCTTCGCGCCTAAAACCGCCACGCTGCAGCAACTCCGGACCGAGCTTGAGAACAAGCCGCTGTTCCGCATTTCCAGCACCTACGTCAAGACACTGCCGCGCGACAAGAGCGACACCCTGTTGTTATTGGGGGCCTGCGCCATGGTGCTGCTGCCGCACTTCCTGCATCTGTCCTGGTGGATTTCGCTGATCTGCGGCGGCCTCATGCTGTGGCGTGCCTGGATCACCTTACGCGGCCAACGGCTGCCACCGCTCTGGCTGCTGATGCCGCTGGCGGCGCTGACCATGGGCGCGGTCTATCTCGATTACCGCACTTGGTTCGGGCGCGACGCCGGGGTCGCCATGCTGGCGCTGCTGCTGACCTTCAAGCTGCTGGAAATGCGCGCCCGGCGCGATTTGTTCGTAGTGCTGCTGCTGAGTTTCTTTTTATTGCTCACTACCTTTTTCTATTCGCAGTCGATATTGTCCTTGCTGTGGATGATAGCCACATTGGTACTGCTGCTGACCGCCCAGCTATCGTTTCAATACACCGGCAGCGTGCCGCCGCTGAGGCAAAGGCTGCGCCTGGGCGGCCTGATACTCGCCATGGCGCTGCCGCTGACCCTGATCCTGTTCCTGCTGTTTCCGCGGATCCAGGGACCGTTGTGGGGCTTGCCTGGCGACGCCCATGGCGGCCGCACAGGCTTGTCCGACAGCATGGCGCCGGGAAATATCTCCCAGTTGGCCATGTCCGACGACATCGCCTTCCGCGTTAAATTCGCGGATATCGCGCCCGCGCCTGCCAAACGCTACTGGCGCGGCGCCGTATTGAACGATTTCGATGGCCGCACCTGGACTCAGGGGCAGATCGGCCGCGCCAACATCGAAACGACCGAACATTTACAGCAGGTCGCCATGGCCGCGCCACTCAATCCAGACGCCGAAGTGCGCCAGCAGATCACGATGGAACCAAACGGCCAGCGCTGGCTGTTTGCGCTGGAAACACCCCAGCTGGCGCCAACCCTGGAAGGCATCCCGGTCAGGCTGACGGCAGATCATCAGCTCCGCGCCGCACGCGCCATCGGCGAGCGCGTGCGCTACGACGTCGTCTCGAATCTCAGACCGCTTCCGACGCAGCAGGCCACCGTCAGCAGCCTGCAGCAAGCGCGCATGCTGCCGCCCGGTTTCAATCCCCGCACCCGGGAATTCGCAGCCAGCCTGCGCCAGCAATGGGCAGACGACGCGGCGCTGGTGAATGCCGTACTTGCCTTCTTCCGCCGCGAGAATTTCAGCTATACCCTGGAGCCGCCGCTGCTGGGCAAGGATAGTGTCGACGATTTCCTGTTTTCCAGCCGCGCCGGCTTTTGCGAGCACTATGCCAGCTCCTTCGTAGTGCTGATGCGCGCCGCCGGTATCCCGGCACGCGTGGTGACCGGTTACCAGGGCGGCGAAATCAATCCGGTCGACGGTATGATGACGGTGCGCCAGTCCGACGCCCACGCCTGGGCCGAAGTCTGGCTGCCGCCGCGTGGCTGGGTCCGGGTCGACCCGACTGCCGCGGTGGCGCCAAGCCGGATCGAAACCCAGCTCGGCAATCTGATGCCGCGCTCTTTTTTCGGCGATCTGCTGGGCGCCGCTCCCGGCCGTGAAAACTGGTGGTCGACGCTGAACAGCAGCGTCGCGCTGCTGCGCGCCAATTGGGAAGCGCTCGGCAACGGCTGGAATCAATGGGTGCTAAATTACACGCCGGCACGGCAGATGGGCCTCATGCAATGGCTCGGCTTCGATCAGCTGGACTGGCGCACTCTCAGCATCCTGATGCTGACCATCGGTACGGTGGCGGTCGCCAGCGTCACGCTGCCGTTGCTGCTGGCCCGAAACAAGAAGAAGCCGCTTGATGCGGTATACTCCTCGCTGTGCGCGCAGATGGCGCGGCGCGGCCTGGATCGGAAAGCGCATGAAGGCCCGAGCACGTACGGCCAGCGCCTGTGCGCCAGTAATTCACCGCTGGCGCCGCCTGTCAAGATTGCAGTACAGCGCTTTATCGCTTTGTACGAAACCCTGCAGTATGGCGCCGAGTCCGGCAACGGGCCGCACAACAAGCCGCCGGCGCATTTAATGGCACAACTCAAATTACTGCTCTCCCAATGTCGATGA
- the mltB gene encoding lytic murein transglycosylase B yields the protein MSMKSTVRLHTVARLCALALAISISPNLLAQQSSGGKATVAKVSVRKAMNNADDGEFANFADWKEVSAFIDQMVEKHGFDRAELVTMFNKVRYIDSAIQLMKPAPASKPKNWAAYRARFVEPVRIQAGVDFWNTYADALSRAEAQYGVPAEIIVGIIGVETVYGRNVGSFRVMDAITTLAFDYPNTPTREARMSFFRGELENTLLYAKESGIDPFTLLGSYAGAIGWPQFMPSSIRQYGVDFDGKGKIDLRNSPVDAIGSVAHYLAEHGWKSGMPIVFPVTLSTDTSAENRWQAFIGQGLEAKYSLDELTAAGVVPGVVLPSDMRFGLIDLQNGQNPAEYWIGTENFYAITQYNRSFFYAMSVVDLGRAVRVARTPQ from the coding sequence ATGTCGATGAAATCAACTGTCCGTCTCCATACCGTCGCCCGGCTGTGCGCTCTCGCCCTGGCGATCAGCATCAGCCCAAACCTGCTGGCGCAGCAAAGCAGCGGCGGCAAAGCCACCGTGGCCAAAGTCAGCGTGCGCAAAGCCATGAATAACGCCGACGACGGCGAGTTCGCCAATTTCGCCGACTGGAAAGAGGTTTCCGCATTCATCGACCAGATGGTCGAGAAGCACGGCTTCGACCGCGCCGAACTAGTGACCATGTTCAACAAGGTGCGCTACATCGACAGCGCCATCCAGCTGATGAAGCCGGCGCCCGCCAGCAAGCCGAAAAACTGGGCAGCCTACCGTGCACGCTTTGTCGAGCCGGTGCGCATCCAGGCCGGCGTCGATTTCTGGAATACCTATGCTGATGCCCTGAGCCGGGCCGAAGCGCAATATGGCGTGCCGGCTGAAATCATCGTCGGCATCATCGGCGTTGAAACCGTATATGGCCGCAATGTCGGCAGCTTCCGGGTAATGGATGCCATCACCACGCTGGCGTTCGACTATCCCAACACGCCGACGCGCGAAGCACGCATGAGCTTCTTCCGCGGCGAGCTGGAAAACACCCTGCTGTACGCCAAGGAATCAGGCATCGATCCGTTCACCTTGCTGGGTTCGTATGCCGGCGCCATCGGCTGGCCGCAGTTCATGCCGAGCAGCATACGCCAGTACGGCGTGGATTTTGACGGCAAGGGCAAGATCGACCTGCGCAATTCGCCGGTCGATGCGATTGGCAGCGTCGCCCATTACCTGGCCGAGCACGGCTGGAAAAGCGGCATGCCGATTGTCTTCCCGGTGACCTTGTCGACCGACACCAGCGCTGAAAACCGCTGGCAGGCATTTATCGGACAAGGCCTGGAAGCCAAGTACTCGCTGGACGAGCTGACGGCGGCCGGCGTGGTGCCGGGCGTGGTGCTGCCAAGCGACATGCGGTTCGGCCTGATCGACCTGCAGAACGGCCAGAATCCGGCCGAATACTGGATCGGCACCGAAAATTTCTACGCCATTACACAGTACAACCGCAGCTTCTTCTACGCCATGTCAGTGGTTGATCTGGGGCGCGCAGTCAGGGTTGCGCGCACTCCTCAATAG
- a CDS encoding YaeQ family protein: protein MALKATIFKADLQIADMDRHYYQEHALTLARHPSETDERMMVRLLAFARHASAALVFGKGLSDAEEPDLWAKDLTGAIDLWIEVGQPDEKRILKACGRAAQVVVYSYSSTSHIWWNQIASKVARARNLTVINIAAASSEALTGFAQRNMQLQCTIQDAQIWLSANGQTVEVELTVSNP from the coding sequence ATGGCCCTTAAAGCAACTATTTTTAAAGCCGATCTGCAAATTGCCGATATGGATAGGCATTACTACCAGGAACACGCCCTGACCTTGGCCCGCCACCCGTCAGAAACCGACGAGCGCATGATGGTGCGTCTGCTGGCGTTCGCCCGCCATGCATCGGCTGCCCTGGTATTTGGCAAAGGCCTGTCAGATGCGGAAGAACCGGATTTATGGGCCAAGGATCTGACCGGCGCCATCGATCTCTGGATCGAAGTCGGACAGCCGGACGAAAAGCGCATCCTCAAGGCTTGCGGGCGTGCCGCGCAAGTGGTGGTGTACAGCTATAGCAGCACCAGCCATATCTGGTGGAATCAGATCGCCAGCAAGGTGGCGCGTGCGCGCAACCTGACCGTCATCAATATCGCCGCCGCCAGCAGCGAAGCCCTGACCGGCTTCGCCCAGCGCAATATGCAGCTACAGTGCACCATCCAGGATGCGCAGATCTGGCTGAGCGCTAACGGCCAGACGGTCGAAGTCGAACTGACGGTCAGCAATCCCTGA